Proteins encoded by one window of Candidatus Nitrosocosmicus hydrocola:
- a CDS encoding DUF190 domain-containing protein: MTLKQMICLNIRIKKNDNVNGKRLEKTIIDFLMKSNVLGAIVWLGVDGFGRRGKSTVHLEGLMINQPMMIETIDEEEKIQPLLLPLKEMISDNGFITIHRVQVV; this comes from the coding sequence ATGACCCTAAAACAGATGATATGCTTAAACATACGCATAAAGAAAAACGACAATGTAAATGGAAAAAGATTAGAGAAAACTATTATTGATTTTTTAATGAAGTCAAATGTTCTAGGGGCTATAGTCTGGCTAGGTGTTGACGGATTTGGAAGAAGAGGCAAGTCCACAGTTCATTTGGAGGGATTGATGATAAACCAGCCCATGATGATTGAAACTATAGACGAGGAAGAGAAAATTCAACCATTGTTATTACCGTTAAAAGAAATGATAAGCGATAACGGCTTTATTACCATCCATAGAGTTCAGGTAGTATAG
- a CDS encoding fluoride efflux transporter FluC has product MKGIEFILLAVGAILGAYLRYKITSFPLILGIVGSNVLMVNILGSFILGIFSILLVNWNLDQRYSFFIAIGFCGSLTTMSSFALENIVMIENKQILNMMINTIANVGLSFLALYGGRILIIQLLQ; this is encoded by the coding sequence ATGAAGGGAATCGAGTTCATTTTGTTGGCAGTAGGAGCAATCTTAGGCGCCTACCTTAGATACAAGATCACCTCATTTCCATTGATCCTAGGAATAGTTGGGTCGAATGTTCTAATGGTAAACATTCTAGGCAGTTTTATCTTGGGAATATTTTCAATTCTACTGGTCAATTGGAATCTCGATCAAAGATACTCCTTTTTTATCGCAATTGGATTTTGTGGTTCGTTAACAACCATGTCATCCTTTGCATTAGAAAATATTGTAATGATAGAGAATAAACAAATTCTTAATATGATGATTAATACAATAGCAAATGTCGGACTCTCTTTTTTGGCTCTATATGGTGGCAGAATCTTAATAATTCAATTATTGCAATAA
- a CDS encoding class I SAM-dependent methyltransferase has translation MDSHNEDVISEFTKRASPFHDTSPHSNDYSLSLMIRFSEPTISETVLDVACGNGTVAFEFAKVVKHVTGIDITPAMIQRATIIQKERNLDNLDWRIGDISALPFSDDCFSIVVTRGSLHHLTDPNKVMEEMYRVCKPGGKILITDITADKNKKDQFNSVEKMQGLSYTKALTLDILKKMKALGLINFQSEQFDLKDNLKASLSTSSSVNSGSDKENIQFYKQETEMNNLESKNCEVNDHVHNNLPMSTVFGIKKG, from the coding sequence ATGGATTCGCATAATGAAGATGTAATTTCAGAGTTTACAAAGCGAGCATCTCCTTTCCATGATACTTCTCCTCATTCAAATGATTATAGTTTAAGCCTTATGATTCGATTTAGTGAACCCACTATTAGTGAGACTGTTTTAGATGTAGCATGTGGAAATGGAACTGTTGCATTTGAATTTGCAAAGGTTGTAAAACATGTAACCGGAATAGATATAACCCCTGCAATGATCCAACGTGCGACGATCATCCAAAAAGAAAGAAACTTAGATAATTTGGACTGGAGAATTGGAGATATCTCCGCGTTGCCATTTAGTGATGATTGTTTTTCAATAGTTGTTACTAGAGGAAGTTTACATCACTTGACTGATCCTAATAAAGTTATGGAGGAAATGTATCGGGTATGCAAACCAGGTGGAAAAATCTTAATTACAGATATTACTGCTGATAAGAACAAAAAGGATCAATTCAATAGTGTAGAAAAAATGCAAGGGCTCTCATATACTAAGGCGTTAACACTTGACATACTAAAAAAGATGAAGGCTTTAGGACTGATCAATTTCCAATCAGAACAATTTGATTTAAAAGACAACCTGAAGGCGAGTTTATCAACGTCATCTAGTGTCAATTCTGGCAGTGACAAAGAAAATATTCAATTTTATAAACAGGAAACAGAAATGAATAACTTGGAATCGAAAAATTGCGAGGTAAATGACCATGTTCATAACAACCTTCCAATGTCAACAGTATTTGGAATAAAGAAAGGGTGA